The following coding sequences are from one uncultured Desulfobacter sp. window:
- a CDS encoding DNA topoisomerase 3, with translation MKLFIAEKPSLGRAIAAGLGNAEKRNGYIECGSNVVTWCFGHLLEMDQPEAYDEKYKAWKKEDLPIVPKAFNASVRKDAAAQMKIIGRLLMDAEMVVNAGDPDREGQLLVDEVLEYHNYAGSCERIWLAALDDKSVTKALSSMTDNNDYTGLRDAARARSQADWLVGMNCTRAMTLKGRDVGSQGVLSLGRVQTPTLALVVNRDLFIENFKPHPYFILHVEILHEAGSFTGTFQPLDTQNGLDDQGRLISPDEAYRIKKEVSGQAGKILEAHKEKKKKNPPLPLCLSSLQKAASSTLGMGAKQVLDVAQALYEKKLTTYPRSDCRYLPEEQFDEAGSVLSVLANLHGLEQIAGNTDCSIKSAAYNTKKVTAHHAIIPTGEIPSNLSDDESALYRMIAQSFCLQFYAAMEFEAQKILTGINHTVWKSTGRTILNPGWTAFIKEEKSDAENSEEQALPNVHEDDDITASNIDIKSQKTKPPARFTEGTLIEAMANVHKFIEDTEAKKTLKENEGIGTEATRAGIIETLKARQLLELQKKNIISTDLGRQLIKMAPALLTDPVTTAQWESRLSAIADGNESLSEFMTDQTTQVPELVKAIFALQLDPLPGTHLCPECGQPLRRQKSKKGAWYWACFNQDGHAKPVFLNDKNGKPDLTPKKKIELSEHKCRACGKPLVKRESKKKGKGGKKNYWWGCSGFPECKQMYFDNNGKPQFTDKKGK, from the coding sequence ATGAAACTTTTTATCGCAGAAAAACCATCCCTTGGCCGTGCCATTGCCGCAGGCCTGGGGAATGCCGAAAAAAGGAACGGTTACATAGAATGCGGCTCAAATGTCGTTACCTGGTGCTTCGGTCACCTGTTGGAAATGGACCAGCCCGAAGCATACGACGAAAAGTACAAGGCCTGGAAAAAAGAGGACCTGCCCATTGTACCAAAGGCCTTTAATGCTTCGGTCAGAAAAGATGCTGCAGCACAAATGAAGATCATAGGCAGGCTGCTCATGGATGCTGAAATGGTCGTCAATGCAGGAGACCCGGACAGAGAAGGTCAACTGCTTGTTGATGAGGTGTTGGAATACCACAACTATGCCGGTTCTTGCGAACGGATCTGGCTTGCCGCCCTGGATGACAAGTCAGTCACAAAAGCCCTGTCATCCATGACGGACAACAATGATTATACCGGCTTGCGTGATGCTGCCCGGGCCAGGTCACAGGCAGACTGGCTGGTGGGCATGAACTGCACCCGGGCCATGACCCTCAAAGGACGTGATGTCGGCAGCCAGGGCGTGTTATCCCTTGGCAGAGTGCAGACCCCGACCCTTGCCCTGGTGGTCAATCGGGACCTCTTCATTGAAAACTTCAAGCCCCACCCGTACTTCATCCTTCATGTTGAAATTCTTCATGAAGCAGGTTCTTTCACCGGCACATTTCAGCCGCTTGACACACAAAACGGGTTGGATGACCAGGGCCGCTTAATCAGCCCTGATGAAGCCTATCGGATCAAAAAAGAGGTAAGCGGTCAGGCGGGGAAAATTCTTGAAGCCCATAAAGAGAAAAAGAAGAAGAATCCGCCGTTACCCCTTTGCCTTTCCTCTTTACAAAAAGCGGCCTCGTCAACGTTGGGCATGGGAGCAAAACAAGTGCTTGATGTGGCCCAGGCCCTTTATGAAAAAAAGCTGACAACCTATCCCCGGTCCGACTGCCGTTATCTACCGGAGGAACAATTTGATGAAGCCGGCAGTGTGCTTTCAGTCCTGGCAAACCTGCACGGGCTTGAGCAAATTGCCGGGAACACGGATTGCTCTATCAAAAGCGCTGCATACAACACGAAAAAAGTCACTGCCCATCATGCCATTATTCCCACAGGTGAAATTCCTTCGAATTTATCAGATGACGAATCTGCCCTGTACCGCATGATTGCCCAAAGCTTTTGCCTTCAGTTTTATGCAGCCATGGAGTTTGAAGCGCAGAAAATTTTGACCGGCATAAATCATACTGTCTGGAAATCAACGGGCCGAACGATATTGAATCCAGGCTGGACAGCTTTCATCAAAGAAGAAAAATCAGACGCTGAAAACAGTGAAGAACAAGCTTTACCTAATGTCCATGAAGATGACGACATAACCGCTTCTAATATTGATATCAAATCCCAAAAAACCAAACCACCCGCAAGATTTACCGAAGGTACCCTCATTGAGGCCATGGCAAATGTCCATAAATTTATTGAGGACACCGAAGCCAAGAAAACCCTGAAAGAAAATGAAGGCATCGGAACAGAAGCCACCCGGGCCGGGATCATCGAAACATTAAAAGCCCGGCAGCTGCTCGAACTCCAGAAAAAGAATATCATTTCCACTGATCTTGGCCGGCAACTGATCAAAATGGCCCCTGCCCTACTCACCGATCCTGTGACAACAGCACAATGGGAATCCAGGCTTTCTGCCATCGCTGACGGGAACGAAAGCCTATCCGAATTTATGACAGATCAAACCACCCAGGTCCCGGAACTTGTCAAAGCAATATTCGCCCTTCAATTAGACCCGTTGCCGGGCACCCATCTTTGCCCGGAATGCGGCCAACCTTTACGCAGGCAAAAAAGCAAAAAAGGGGCGTGGTATTGGGCCTGCTTCAACCAGGATGGGCATGCCAAGCCTGTATTCCTCAATGATAAAAACGGCAAGCCGGACTTAACGCCAAAGAAAAAAATAGAATTATCAGAACATAAATGCCGGGCCTGCGGCAAACCGCTTGTGAAGCGAGAATCAAAGAAAAAAGGAAAAGGAGGCAAGAAAAATTATTGGTGGGGATGCTCCGGCTTCCCCGAATGCAAACAAATGTATTTTGACAATAACGGCAAGCCCCAGTTCACAGATAAGAAAGGAAAATAA
- a CDS encoding ArdC-like ssDNA-binding domain-containing protein yields the protein MSKYQDQLNDFSKRVLEAIEKGDAPWQKPWEEGRLLELPKNLTTDQNYKGVNLINLAMSGYNDPRWMTFNQAKDMNCFVKKGQKASKGFFYSPASLEKELDDKGKPVLDENGEEKITKVNRPVFKTFSVFNATQIEGVEEYKHPEPAWKPEDKAEKLISAANVEITGSQLDKAFYNFLTHSIETPDKSQFDDKSKYYSTVFHELAHATAHKSMMDRGVDYADKDSRAKEELRAEISS from the coding sequence ATGAGTAAATATCAAGATCAGCTCAATGATTTTTCAAAAAGGGTTTTAGAGGCCATTGAAAAAGGCGACGCGCCCTGGCAGAAACCGTGGGAAGAAGGCCGGTTGCTGGAATTGCCTAAAAATTTAACCACAGATCAGAATTATAAAGGCGTAAACCTGATTAACCTGGCAATGAGCGGCTACAATGACCCCAGGTGGATGACGTTCAACCAGGCTAAAGATATGAATTGCTTTGTCAAAAAAGGTCAAAAAGCCTCCAAAGGATTTTTTTATTCACCTGCCAGCTTGGAAAAAGAGCTTGATGATAAAGGAAAGCCTGTCCTTGACGAAAACGGTGAAGAAAAAATAACCAAGGTCAATAGGCCAGTTTTCAAAACTTTTTCTGTTTTTAATGCCACCCAGATTGAAGGTGTGGAAGAATACAAGCATCCGGAGCCTGCCTGGAAGCCGGAAGATAAAGCAGAAAAGCTGATATCCGCTGCCAATGTGGAAATCACCGGAAGCCAGCTTGATAAGGCGTTTTATAATTTTTTAACCCATTCCATAGAAACACCGGACAAGTCACAGTTTGACGATAAGTCAAAATATTATTCAACAGTATTTCATGAATTAGCGCATGCCACTGCTCATAAATCCATGATGGACAGGGGCGTTGACTATGCGGATAAGGATTCCAGGGCCAAGGAAGAATTAAGGGCGGAGATATCAAGCTGA